The sequence AATCCAGATCAAGGAGTTTAATAATGATAGGCCGTTTAGCCTCGTTTGGATGTATGCTTTTGTTACTGGCCGCATGTGCCAGTCAAGCTAGTCCCACAGCACAAAGCCTGCCAGCCGCCAATGTCAGCTTAGCCCAAAACTTGAGTTTGGCCGAAGGCACAGTTCAAATTGGCGAGCAAATTCCTGAGCTAAGCTATGAGCAGGCAGGTAAAAAGGTCGCGCTGAGCGATTTTCGTGGCAAAGTTGTGGTGCTCAATTTTTGGCAAACCACCTGTGTACCGTGCCGCACCGAAATGCCCGATTTCGAGGCAATCGCCCGCGAACGCCAAGATGTGGTCTTTATTGGTGTGAACAAAGATGAAAATGCTGAAGTTGTGCAGCGTTTTGCCAGCGAAATTGGGGTAAGCTATGTATTGCCACTGGATCGCGATGGCAGCATTAGCCAAGCTTTTAATGTTAACTATTTGCCCACAACCTACTTTATTGATCCCAATGGGTTGGTCCAGAAAATCCATGTTGGAGCAATCAGCCGCTCGCAAACGCTTAAGCTGATCAGCGATTTTGGGCAACCCTAAGCCATAAAACAACCCTAAGTAGTAGGAGTAGCCCGATCATGAATGAACGTGATCTCAATCGTTTAGTGCTTGAAAAGGCCAAGCAACAAGTTGAAGCCCGTAAAGCCGAGCGCGAAGTGCTTATCCAAGAGGCGCGTAAACCCAAGCCCTTGCCCGAACGCGATGAACGCCCAGCCTTGTGGGGCTTGATCGGGGTGTTAATCACATTAACGATTGCTGGGCTATTTTTAATTCCTGGCAATTTCACCGAGAAACTTAGTTGGGTGGTGCATGGAGTTTGCTCGAAGGAGCATACCCTGAGCCTTGGCGGCACGATGATGCCACTCTGTCAGCGTAATACTGGCTTGTACAGCGGTTTCTTGGCTACAATCATCACGCTCAGTTTGTTGGGCCGTGGCCGCGCCGCCAAACTACCACCTTTGGCAATTGGGATTGTGCTGGTGCTGAGTGTCGCTTGGATGGGCAGCGACGGCTTTAATTCGTTGTTGCTTGATATTGGCAACTACAATCTCTACACACCGCAGCCAATTTTGCGCATCCTCTCAGGCTTGGCCATGGGCATTAGCATGGGGTCGATGTTGCTATTTGCCTTCAACATCAGTGTGCGAGCCAATGCCCGCCACGATCAACGAATTATTGGCAGTTGGCGCGATTATGCGATTTTAGTGGCGGTGGCAATTTGTCTGTTTGTACTGACCCAACTAGCTTCACCCTTTATCGCCTATCCGTTGGCAATTTTCAGCACGGTTGGCATTTTAAGTGTTATGTTTATCGTCAACATTATGATCATCGCCATGATCACCCGCAGCGAAAATACAGTTGTGCGTTTGAGCCAACTGGCGCGGCCAGCAATTTTTGCTAGCTTTATGACTGCCGCTGAGTTTGGGTTATTGGCATGGCTGCGGATCATTATGGAACGTTCAGTCGCTTAGTAGATTTTTGGAGGTACTTTGGCATGCCCCAGGCAGCAATCAATGGCATCACGCTTAATTATGAAGTCGCTGGGCAAGGCGCACCCTTGCTCTTGATTATGGGATTGGGCGGCACGATCGATGGGTGGCGCAAGGAACTGCCGTTCTTAACCAAGCATTTTCAGGTGATCTATTACGATAATCGTGGGGTTGGCCAAACCACTGCTCCCACCGATTTCACCGCCTATAGCATGGAGCATTTTGCTGCCGATGCGATTGGCTTATTGGATCATCTGGGGATTGAGCGAGCGCACGTTTGGGGCGTTTCGATGGGTGGAATGATCGCCCAGCATGTGGCCTTGAATTACCCTGAGCGCGTACAAGGCTTGGTTTTGGGCTGTACGCTACCGCATTACGCCAGCGATCCTGCCAATATTCCCGCCTTGCCCGCCGAGTTTCATGCTGAAGCCAGCAACCTCGCGCCCGAAGCCTGGGTTTTAGAACTGATGCTGAGTGGCACGCAAAAAACTGCCCACGAAGTTATGCAAGATAGTGTGCGCTTTAATTTTGCTCCCGCCTTTGTCGAAGCTCATCCCGACGTGATCGAGGAATATATTGAGGTGGGCATGCAAAATCATGGGCCAGCTCATGGCTTTATGGGCCAATGGAGCGCAATTATGAACCACAGCACAATCGAGCGTCTGCCTAAACTCCAGCATCCCACGCTGGTGCAGCATGGCGATGCCGATGTTTTGGTGCCAATTGGCAACGGGCGCTTGCTGGCGCAGATCATTCCCAATGCTGAATTTCAATTAATTCCTGGCAGCGGCCATTGCTATTTTATCGAGCAACCCGAGCTAGCCAGCCAAGGCGTGCAGGCCTTTCTGCAAAGCCTCTAATTTCGGTCGATGTTTCAGCAGGCTGATTCAACAGCCTGCTGTTTTTTTAGCCAAGGAAGCTGTATGCATCCAAAATATCAAGCATGGTTCGCCGGAATTAAAGCCGAAATTCCGATCGTTTTAGGGGTTGTGCCATTTGGGGTGATTTACGGCGTAACTGCATTAAAACTTGGCTTATCGCCATGGCTCATCCAAGCCATGTCCACAATTATTTTTGCTGGCTCCTCGCAGATGATCGTGGCTCAATTGTTTGGCACAGGCGTACCCAACCTAGCGATTATTCTGACCGCAGCGGTGGTGAATTTGCGCCACGCCTTGTATAGTGCCTCGGTTGCGCCCTACTTGCAACAACTTAAACGCGCTTGGCGCATCCTTTTGGCCTATTTGCTGACCGACGAGGCCTATGCTGTGGCAATTACCGGCTATCAAGACCGCAATGACTCAGAGTATGGCCATTGGTACTTCTTTGGGGCAGGCTTTATGCTTTGGTTCTCATGGCAGCTCAGCACAGCAATTGGCCTCTTGGTTGGTAGCCAAATTGGCACAATGCCAGTCTTGGAAATCGCCTTAGCCCTGACCTTCATTGGTATTTTAGTCCCGACTTTACGCGATAGAGCGGTGATTGGCGCAGCGGTGACTGGGGCGAGTGTGGCGGTGCTAGCAGCAGGCTTGCCCTATAAATTGGGCTTGATTGTGGCAGCGATTGTGGGCATTGGGGTCGGTTTAGGGCTGGAAGGAAAACGGGCATGAGTCAGTGGCTCACAATTGTGATTATCGGTTTACTTACGTTCGGAATTCGCTACTCCTTCATTGCCTTGTTTGGCAACGCCAATGTACCAGAGATCATCAAGCGGGGTCTACGCTTTGTGCCTGCAGCGGTTTTGGCGGCGATTATTGCCAGCGAATTAGCGTTGAACAATGCCCAGATTGATCTGCTTAGCCCTAAAATGGCCGCTGGGGGGATTGCGATCATCGTGGCTTGGTATACACGTCAAGTCATACCAACCCTCGTAGCTGGTTTCATCGTATTTTTGTTGCTGAATTAGTTGCAGGGCAGGCAGTTCTCCCGTAAAATAGAAGAGCAGCATCCTTGATCGACAAAGGAGACGACCATGCAGCTGATTGGCAGTTTGGGCATTCTGGGGTTTGGCTTGGCGCACCTTGTGCTAGGAGCCATTTTGTTAGCCACTGGCTATCGCACCCTGACCAAAGAAATTATCCCGCGTTTGGTGGAAGCCCGACCTAGCGCTGGTGCTCGCGTCGGCGCAGTTTTGGGTGGAGTCGGTTGGACAGTCGCCGTTGCGCTGTTTTGCTTTTTAGTTGCCGGGCGAGCTGCCCAAATGGTCTTGTAGGCCATTCTTGCAACGCTCAACAACGAATCAACAACAGCATAATCGCATGGATCATATCAACACTATTTACATTGAGGCATTATGCGTTCATCGATTCGTCAACGTTTTGGCTTAGGCCTGATCATTCTGGTGATGGTGGTGGGCAGTGCCAATATCATTGCTCGCTGGTCACTGGGCAAGTATCGCACTGATGTCGAGGCGCTGATCGATCAAACGATTCCGCAACTTGATTCATTGTTGCGGCTGCAAACTAGTGCCCAAGGCATCACCCAAAATACTCTTGCATTTTTGCAAACCAAAGATGATCAATATCTGCTTTCGCGAACTGGTTGGGTACGCGAAACTGAGCGTTTAATTGGCGTGATGGATGGCTTAACTGATGATACAAATCAGCCTGTTCAAGCAGCTTATGTGACGCTGCGCCGCTCGGTGCAATCAATTATTGAAGATACCCAAACCTTTATCGATCGCTCTGCCACCGACGACCCCCGCGTAATCGAACGCCGCTTTGATCAAGTGCGCGATTTGAATTTATCGTTCGACACGCGCTTCAAAACCTACCGCGATTTAGTCACCGAAGAAGGCGTTCAGCGCCGCGCTAATATCTCGAATAATCCATTGCGCTATATGAATGTGCTGGGCGTGATTGGGGTAATTGCCCTGATTGGCATGACGATCTTATTTCATCATATGATCTTTAAGCCAATTCGCACTTTGCAAAAAACTGCCCAAACTGTGGCTGCCGGCGATTATGCCCAACGGGCCGAAGTTAAACGCCTGGATGAAATTGGCGATGTGTTTGTCGCCTTCAATCATCTGCTCGATAGCATTAACAACGAGCAGCAAGCCTTGCGCGATCAGGTTGAGCGGGTTGATCAAGCTCGCCATGAGGCCGAAATTGCCCGCAGCGATGCCGCCGCCCAACTCGACACCATCCAAAATCAACGGGCAATTATTCGCTCGATGAGTGTGCCGATTTTGCCTGTTGGCAAGCGCATGTTGGTGGTGCCATTAATCGGCGAACTTGGCCCACAACGCCTCAAAACCCTGCAAACCAATGTGCTTGGCCGCATCTCGACTGACCGCCCACGCTGGATTATTATCGATGTGACGGGTGTGCCAGTAATCGACAATATGGTCAGCGAAGCCTTCTCAGAACTAATTGATAGTGTGCGACTCTTGGGCAGCGAACCAATGCTGGTTGGCATTCGGCCCGAAGTTGCCCAAGCCTTAGTCACCACAGGTATGAATTTCAATAGTTTGGTGGTTGAGGCTACGCTGCAAGCAGGCATCGCCTACGCCGAACGCCATAGCTAAGCGATATCCTCACACCCTTTGCCGCCCACTGGGCGAGGGGAACCACCGCATCATGAAACTTGGAACTCCCCTCTCCCGCCGCAGTGGGAGAGGGGTTGGGGTTAGGGACGCTCGATTATTGACGATTCATGGCATGAATCATTTTGAGGCCTTCGTGGGTCAGCCATGGGTCAACATGATCAATGACATGGGTTTCGCCAGCAATAATATCGGCAATAACTTCAGCCTGACCACCAGTTGCGACAACTGTTCCACGCATGCCCAACTCCTGCCACATACGCGTGACCAAGCCTTCGACCAAGCCCGCATAGCCCAAAACAATCCCCGATTGCATATAGTGCGAGGTGTTTTTGCCAATTACGCGCGGCGGTCGGGCTAATTCCACATGATAAAGTTTGGCAGCAGCCCGAAACAGTGCATCAGCCGAAATCCCAATGCCTGGGGCAATCGCGCCACCAATATAATCGCCCTCAGCTGAAATCACATCAAAGGCCGTCGCCGTGCCAAAGGCAATCGCGATAACAGGCCCGCCATAGCGCCGAAAGGCGGCAACCGAGTTGGCAACCCGATCAGCTCCCAGTTCGCGCGGTGTGTCGATCAATAATCGCATACCAGTTTTGATGCCTGGGCCAATCACGACTGGCTCAACATTCAAATAGGTGCGGCTCAATTCGCTAAACACACTGGTTAAGGGCGGCACAACACACGAAATCGCACAGCCCTCGATTTGATTGATCGCAATGCCACGCAATTCAAACAAACTACGCACCAACACAGCATACTCATCGGTTAATTTTTGGCGTTGGGTTGATAAACGCCAATGCGCCACCATCTGATCGCCATCCCATGCAGCGATTTTGCTATTGGTATTGCCAATATCGATTGTTATTAACATTCTGCTTTTTCCACATCAGCGTGAATCAAAAATCCAATCCATTATTGCATACTTTTGCTTTTTCAACTATTTTTAACAATTCGTCAATGCACGGAGCAACGAAACAATGATAATATAAGCACAGAATTGGCTTTTTTTTGGCTAGGGAGCGTACCCGTGGCCGTTCAAGTTTGGATTGGCGAAAAGCCCGAACACCCTAATGAGCGTAAAGCAATTATTGCCTTAGCCAACGGTCTCGACCGCTTGGAAGGCCTTTATGTCATGCTGGCAAATTTTAGCGTCGGTGGCCATACCATTGACCTTGTGGTGTTGAAGAACGATGCAGTCTTTATTCTTGAAATGAAGCACTGCGATGGCAAGGTTTATGGTTCGGTCAATGGGCGCTGGAAGGTGGTCAGTAGCGCTGGTTCGGTCAAATGGCTCAATCAAGGCCGCAAAAACCCCTACAACCAAGTGATTGCCTATTACTATGCCTTCCGCAATTTCTTGCACGACCATCAGCACGAAATTATGTCGGAGCAAAAGGCTAGTCAAACCGATTTTCGGGCATGCAAGCGTTTGATCGTCATCTCACCTATTTTAGAGCGTGGCTCGGAAATAAATCTCGATTGGCGGGTCAATGTTAAAGGCTTGGATGAATTACCAACCCACTTGGTGACTGAGCGCACCGATGAAATTCATTTCACCGATGAGGAAATGCTCAAAATTCCGCGCTTGCTGAATTGCTCGATCTGGGAAGAAGTAAATCAATTAGTGGCGGGTGTGATGCCTGCCTGGGATGATACACCCTCTGATCCGCCGCCAGCTGCTCCACCACCTGAGCCGATTGCCTTGCCCGAACCGGTGATCGAGCCAGCATTGCCAAAAACTTGGCCCGAACGCCTACGCGATAGCTCGTTACGCACCCGTTTCAATGTTTTAGGTTGGGCGGTTGTCTCAATTTTGTTGATATTAGTGTTAGTTCAGGGTCGCAATATCACGATCATTTCGAATGCACCAACGCCTGAGGTTTATGGCACAATTCCAGTTCCAGCAGCCTCGCCAACCCCAAGTGGCTGTATTACGACGTTTGGGCAAACCATTCGCAAGGCACGCGACCCAATTTCCTATCAATGGTATACGATCGATAGTCGGGCCAGCGAGACGGCCTATGTAGCAGTAACGCTTGATCGGGTGCAATTTTGTGCCGACCAAATTGTGCTGCATTGGAGCGTCCAAAACACAACAGCTGGCATTGTTCAATTAGGTTTGACGAATAATAATATTGCGGTGAGCGACACCAGCGGAATCATCTATCGCCTACGCGAAGAACGCCAAACCATTCGCGTGCGCAACGGCAAAATCAGCAGTGGCACTGTAACGATTCCACGCTCAGTCAATTTTAGTGCCAATACCCTAACGATTGAGCTGCTCAACGAGCCATTCGGCGGCCAATTGTGGACGGTGCAAGTACCCAAAAAATAAAGAGCATAGAACAGAGAGCATAGAACATAAAATGCGTGGTCGGGTATTTGGAAATAGAAGAATTCGAAGCTTGTTTTGATCCACGAAGGACACGAAGGGACACGAAGTTCTATGTTCAAAAAACAGTGCCACGTTCCCCTGGCCTCTAATCCCTAGCCTCAACCCTTTTCAGGTTTTGCACCTCTGGGTTAAATTTGCTCCCCGATCCCCAACAACCGATCCCCAACCCCTATGTTCTTTGTTCTTTGCTCTATGCTCTCGTTTTGACTTAAAATCAACCTAATGGTCTTGATCCTGCGATAGCTATGCTTTAAGGTTGGGCCAAACCAGTACATTCGCAACTATTTTTGGCCCCTAAGAACTAGCAACTGATCAATGGATAGTACTATGCGCAACAGTTGCAATGAATGCTAGAATTGAAAGAGCCAGTCGATGACAACACCAGCGATGCCAAAGCCCAACCGCTTGCGGGCGATCCTTACCATTGTGCTTATGATCGTAATCAGCCTTGGGTTGTTGCTGGTCGATTTTCGCCATTTTGGTCAATATGGCTATGTTGGAGTGTTTGTGCTGGTGCTGTTGGGTAATGCAACTGTGGTTGTGCCCGCGCCAGCGTTTATGACCGCCCTCGCTGCTGGCCGCACCCTCAATCCCTGGTTTGTAGGAGTTATCAGTGGGTTAGGGGCTGGTATCGGTGAGCTAACTGGCTATATTGCTGGGCGGGCAGGTCGTAGCGCCTTTGATCAACAACGCTTTACACGGATTCAGGGCTATGTTGAACGTTGGGGAGCACTCGCAATTTTTGGCTTAGCAGCCCTACCGAATCCACTGATGGATCTTGCAGGCATAGCCGCAGGGATCGCACGGATGCCATGGTACAAATTTTTGTTGGCATGCTGTGCTGGTAAAATTGTGCGCTTTACCATCCTTGCGCTGATCGGTCAATCTACAACTTGATGCCAGTGTCATCTTTTTTGGAAGGGAGGAACATGTGCATCATTTGCGAACGTTTCGTACATTAGGCTTGCTTAGTTTGCTGGGGTTGCTGTTAATTGTGGTGCAGCCAAGCCAAGCCCAACAACCGCTATCGCCAAAAATTAGGCCCGAACCAACGTTGAGTAATCGCCAACCTTTGCGTAGCACTGCTCCTCAAGGTGGCACTGAATGGCTCGTTCCGTGTTCTGCCAGCGCAGAGAATTGGCAAAGTGCTGTACGCGAAGATACTGCTGCACTCAATTGCGAAATTTATGTGCCTGAATCGGCCATGGTTTTTGTCATGGCGACGGGTAGTTTCAGCATGCAAACCAATGCGGTAACCAATACCTACGAAGGCCGCATTAGCCTAACGTTTGATCAAGTTTTGCGCGAAAGCAGCACCCGTTGGGGCAACGTGTACGCTTTAGGCCAACTCAATACTGGCGAAACGAGCATTTTTGCCAGTACCACAGTCTTTACGGCCAGCGCCGGCGTGCACACAGTAAGTTTAGTTGGGGGCTTTGTTGGTTATGGCCCTTTGACATTAAACAATGCCCAGTTAACCGTCTTAGCCTTCCCAACCAACTCGGCCAATATTCAGGTTTGCGCCACCGATACGGGCTTAGGGGTCTGGCGAGCAACCCCAAGCATCAGCACAATCCGTTCATGTAGCTTCAATCTAGCCAGTAATAGCACGGTATTTGTTAGTGCTGATGGCTCAGCCCTACCCATTCCAGGCAATGAGGTAGCATTGCAATTCCGTTTAGGCGTTGATGAGGCCACGATTGGCGATGTTCGCACTGATCGTTATGTTGATGTTGATAGTGTTGAGCCAAATTCTGAGCAAGTTGATGGCAACGATATCTCAACCTCAATTGCCGCGAGCTTCAACTTAACTGCGGGCAACCATACCATTAATTTCTTAGGCCATGGCAATGGTAGTGATGCAGCCTACCTTTCACGCTCAAGCTTGGTGGTATTGATCTTCCCTAGCATTAGCCCATTTCGCACCTGCACCAGTATGAACGATTTGAGCAGCTTTTTCAGCAATAGCGAATTTAGCTCATGGGCTAATTGTTTGTTAATCGTTACTGGTGCTCATCGGGTGATTGTCGTTGGTAACGTGACGGTGGGCCAGCAAAATGGCGAGCCACAAGTGCGCACCCGTTTACGCAGCAATACAGATCCGATCATCGGCAGCACCCGTACCAGCGATTTGACGATCTTTCGCATGGTTGGCGGCCAAGGCGACGACAAAACCATGACCTCAGTTGGGATGGCTGAATTAGCTGGTGGCTTGAATATTTTCAATTTTGATGGCTATCCATCAAATAGTAGCACGGTGCGCATGATCGATCCAAACATGCATGCACTAGCATTTCCCGACCCATTCAGGTATAAACAATATACGCCATTAGCTATTGGCGAATAAGTGTTAGCCTGTGGGGGATTCATGCGGGTCTATTTGATACGGCATGGTCAATCGGAAGAAAATGCCGCTGATTTAAAACGTTTAATTGGACTAGAAGATTTTCGGCAGTTATTGGAGCATGCCCAGCATTCGCCATTAACTGCCTTGGGCCGTGAACAGGCGGCGACCGTTGCCGAGGAAATAGCCGCATTCAAACCTACTCATTTGTATAGCAGCCCTTATATCCGGGCCTTCGATACGGCCCAAATTATCGCGGCACGGGTTGGGCTACCAATCCAAACGATCAACGAATTGCATGAAATTAGTGCGATTGTGCCATTTTTGCTGCGCCGCGAGCGTCATCGTGCCTTGCGCACAATGTATATTCGCGGTTATCTCTCACAATTAATTCCGCATCGACCACTGTGGGGCGAAACTTGGTGGGTCGCGCAACGCCGCGTGATCAAAGCTTGGAATACCATGCTTGAGCAATGGTCGCCTAGTACTCGCGCCGTGGTCGTGGCCCATCGCGCTTTTATTTGGATGACCCTACGCTATTTGCAACGCCATGGTGGCTGGCGGATCATTCGGCGCAGCACCGACAATACTGGAATTTCTGAATTAGAGAGTATCTAAAGTCGCTACTAACCGTTGAGCAACCTGCTGCCAGCTAAATTTGGCAGCCTGAGCGCTGGTTTGAGCGGCTAAGCTTTGTTGCCATGCCGAGTCATGGCACATGCGTTCTAGAGCTGCAACCCACGCAGCTTGATCGTTTGGCAACAAGCAGCCAGCTGCCCCAACCGCCTCAGGCAACGATGAGCTATTTTGGGCCAAAACTGGTGTGCCACAGGCAATCGCTTCGAGCGCTGGCAAGCCAAAGCCTTCATACAACGAAGGAAATGCCAGCGCCAACGCTCCACTATACAACGCAGCAAGTTCAGCTTCGGGTACATCGGCAATGCGCCAAACTCGCCCTTGAAGTTTGGGATGCTCTAGTAATTGTTCGCTGGCAGGGTTGCGCCACCGCCCGCCCAGCACCAAACCAACCTCAGCAGTTTGAGCAGCCTGCCAAACATCAAGCAAAAAGTCGATTTGCTTATGTGGTTTATCCGAGGCAACATACACAATATAGCGCTCTGGTAAGCCATATTTTGCCCGTAGTGCTGTAATTGCAGTGGCAGGCTGGAGCTGAAATTGGGCTGAAATGCCAACTCCCAAATAGGCCAAACGCTGTGGCTTCACCCCATAAAACTGGGCAATATCGCTAGCTGCTGAATGCGAAATTGTGCCAATCGCCGCCGATTGCTGAATCGCCACATGATGCAAGGCCGCTATTTGCCAACGTTTGAGGCGGCTAAATGTCGCTGGCACGCGCCACGAAATTGTGTCGTAAATTAATGTCAGGCTAGGGCAGGGCTGGAATAATGGGCGAATATAATAGGGGAAAATCGCTAGATCAGCCTGAATCTCACGTAGCAAGCTGCGCCATTCGCGATGTTGACCGATGCTAAATAAGCCATGGGAAACCCGCGAGACTTTAGGGTGTTGCAAAAACGGCCTGAGATTAAATTGGGTACGCGGTTGCTGTGGCAAGATGAGATGCAATTGTTCAGCGATTGGCGTTTGCAATAAAGCCAAGCTTAATTCATAGCAAAAGCGCCCAATTCCCGGAAAATGGTCGTCGAGCACGCGTAAATCGAGCGCAATTGTGGCTTGTTTCATGCCTGATACCAACCCCAAATGTAACCCAAGGCTCCAACATAACTAGTTAATGCTTTTAAAGGCTTGAAGCTGGGTCGCCACGATGGCGCAGCAAACGAGTAAGGCAGGAAAATATTAATCGGCAAAATTAGCGTGCGCAGCAGCCAATAGGCCAAGGCATGCAATGGCGTTTTGAGCACACGCCCCCGCCCTCGTGCTGGGTCGCGCCGCACCTCTTGGGCATGGCCAACTCCATACAACCAGTGTTTGCGCAACAGTGCCCACAAATTGGCCGGAGCCGGATGCCATGTCCAGGTATTAGGGACTAAAATAAAGCGATAGCCCGCCCGCCGAATCCGCGTAAAAAACTCAGTATCAACCCCGCGAATCAATTCGTTGTTAAACCCAGCAACTTCATCGTACACTTCGCGCCGCATCGCGCAACAGGTCGTGGTTAATTCGCAATAAAACGAAGGCGGATCAGGATTACTTTCGAGTGGCGTTTGCACGACGGCATGTTCAATTCGCGGAACTTCGCGGGCGACCCAACGCTGAAAAGCCGAAGCATCGGGCGGCAAGAGTTTCGATGCTCCCGTTACGCCAATCGTTGGGTCGGTGAGCAAGGGCTTGACGAGTTGTTCAATCGCATCGTCGTTGGCTAAAATCGCATCATCATCAATAAAAACGAGGTAGGGCGCAGTTGTGCGCACGGTGGCAGTATTACGGGCTTTGCCATTGGGGCGCACACCGACCGCAACCTCAATTTGGCAGGGTTGCCAGGTTTGGCGGGCAATCGAGGCCCGCAAGGCCGTAATCTCGCCATTCAAGGCCGGAATAACCACAGCAATTTGGGGAATTTCAGTCACAACCAATCCATTCAGCTAAACCAGCAATGCTGCGGTTAATATACCATGGTGATAAGAAATACCTGCTAGAGTCCCGTTGTTTTGTTGCCAGAACCCTCTATAATGCATTTGACAGTGATTGATGCTTGATACTTTGCTAAGGTTTATACCATGTCGATTCAGCCCCCATCGTCAGAATTTGCCTCATTGTTGCGTCAAGTTCAACAGGCCGAGGTAATGCCCACCCAAACGCAGCTCGATGATGTGTATCGTCAGCTTGATCAACGGATTCAGCAATTGCAGCGCTATGTGCCCGACCCAATTGTGCAGCGCTTAAAACACGGCGAGTTGCCCATTCCCTATGGCGAACGTTGGTTGGGTTCGTTGCTGTTTGCCGATCTTTCGGGCTTTACTGCGCTTTCCGAAAGCCTAACCCGCTTGGGCAAAGAGGGAGCTGAGCAAGTAACCAGCATTATCAACCGCTTATTTAATCAGTTGGTAGCTGATATCGAGGCTCACGGCGGTGCATTAATCAAATTTGGCGGCGATGCAGTCACCGCCTTTTTTGATCAAACCAAACTTGGCGAGCAGCATGCCTTGTATGCCGCCCACGCCGCTCAAGCCATGCAAGCATCAATGGCAACTTTAGGCAAAATCCAGATTCGGGCTGGCCAATTTAATCTCACGCTGCGGATTGGCGTGC comes from Chloroflexota bacterium and encodes:
- a CDS encoding DUF2085 domain-containing protein, with the translated sequence MNERDLNRLVLEKAKQQVEARKAEREVLIQEARKPKPLPERDERPALWGLIGVLITLTIAGLFLIPGNFTEKLSWVVHGVCSKEHTLSLGGTMMPLCQRNTGLYSGFLATIITLSLLGRGRAAKLPPLAIGIVLVLSVAWMGSDGFNSLLLDIGNYNLYTPQPILRILSGLAMGISMGSMLLFAFNISVRANARHDQRIIGSWRDYAILVAVAICLFVLTQLASPFIAYPLAIFSTVGILSVMFIVNIMIIAMITRSENTVVRLSQLARPAIFASFMTAAEFGLLAWLRIIMERSVA
- a CDS encoding AzlC family ABC transporter permease — its product is MHPKYQAWFAGIKAEIPIVLGVVPFGVIYGVTALKLGLSPWLIQAMSTIIFAGSSQMIVAQLFGTGVPNLAIILTAAVVNLRHALYSASVAPYLQQLKRAWRILLAYLLTDEAYAVAITGYQDRNDSEYGHWYFFGAGFMLWFSWQLSTAIGLLVGSQIGTMPVLEIALALTFIGILVPTLRDRAVIGAAVTGASVAVLAAGLPYKLGLIVAAIVGIGVGLGLEGKRA
- a CDS encoding AzlD domain-containing protein; amino-acid sequence: MSQWLTIVIIGLLTFGIRYSFIALFGNANVPEIIKRGLRFVPAAVLAAIIASELALNNAQIDLLSPKMAAGGIAIIVAWYTRQVIPTLVAGFIVFLLLN
- a CDS encoding NERD domain-containing protein, which codes for MAVQVWIGEKPEHPNERKAIIALANGLDRLEGLYVMLANFSVGGHTIDLVVLKNDAVFILEMKHCDGKVYGSVNGRWKVVSSAGSVKWLNQGRKNPYNQVIAYYYAFRNFLHDHQHEIMSEQKASQTDFRACKRLIVISPILERGSEINLDWRVNVKGLDELPTHLVTERTDEIHFTDEEMLKIPRLLNCSIWEEVNQLVAGVMPAWDDTPSDPPPAAPPPEPIALPEPVIEPALPKTWPERLRDSSLRTRFNVLGWAVVSILLILVLVQGRNITIISNAPTPEVYGTIPVPAASPTPSGCITTFGQTIRKARDPISYQWYTIDSRASETAYVAVTLDRVQFCADQIVLHWSVQNTTAGIVQLGLTNNNIAVSDTSGIIYRLREERQTIRVRNGKISSGTVTIPRSVNFSANTLTIELLNEPFGGQLWTVQVPKK
- a CDS encoding HAMP domain-containing protein — protein: MRSSIRQRFGLGLIILVMVVGSANIIARWSLGKYRTDVEALIDQTIPQLDSLLRLQTSAQGITQNTLAFLQTKDDQYLLSRTGWVRETERLIGVMDGLTDDTNQPVQAAYVTLRRSVQSIIEDTQTFIDRSATDDPRVIERRFDQVRDLNLSFDTRFKTYRDLVTEEGVQRRANISNNPLRYMNVLGVIGVIALIGMTILFHHMIFKPIRTLQKTAQTVAAGDYAQRAEVKRLDEIGDVFVAFNHLLDSINNEQQALRDQVERVDQARHEAEIARSDAAAQLDTIQNQRAIIRSMSVPILPVGKRMLVVPLIGELGPQRLKTLQTNVLGRISTDRPRWIIIDVTGVPVIDNMVSEAFSELIDSVRLLGSEPMLVGIRPEVAQALVTTGMNFNSLVVEATLQAGIAYAERHS
- a CDS encoding VTT domain-containing protein, coding for MTTPAMPKPNRLRAILTIVLMIVISLGLLLVDFRHFGQYGYVGVFVLVLLGNATVVVPAPAFMTALAAGRTLNPWFVGVISGLGAGIGELTGYIAGRAGRSAFDQQRFTRIQGYVERWGALAIFGLAALPNPLMDLAGIAAGIARMPWYKFLLACCAGKIVRFTILALIGQSTT
- a CDS encoding alpha/beta hydrolase gives rise to the protein MPQAAINGITLNYEVAGQGAPLLLIMGLGGTIDGWRKELPFLTKHFQVIYYDNRGVGQTTAPTDFTAYSMEHFAADAIGLLDHLGIERAHVWGVSMGGMIAQHVALNYPERVQGLVLGCTLPHYASDPANIPALPAEFHAEASNLAPEAWVLELMLSGTQKTAHEVMQDSVRFNFAPAFVEAHPDVIEEYIEVGMQNHGPAHGFMGQWSAIMNHSTIERLPKLQHPTLVQHGDADVLVPIGNGRLLAQIIPNAEFQLIPGSGHCYFIEQPELASQGVQAFLQSL
- a CDS encoding TlpA family protein disulfide reductase, with amino-acid sequence MIGRLASFGCMLLLLAACASQASPTAQSLPAANVSLAQNLSLAEGTVQIGEQIPELSYEQAGKKVALSDFRGKVVVLNFWQTTCVPCRTEMPDFEAIARERQDVVFIGVNKDENAEVVQRFASEIGVSYVLPLDRDGSISQAFNVNYLPTTYFIDPNGLVQKIHVGAISRSQTLKLISDFGQP
- a CDS encoding type III pantothenate kinase, translating into MLITIDIGNTNSKIAAWDGDQMVAHWRLSTQRQKLTDEYAVLVRSLFELRGIAINQIEGCAISCVVPPLTSVFSELSRTYLNVEPVVIGPGIKTGMRLLIDTPRELGADRVANSVAAFRRYGGPVIAIAFGTATAFDVISAEGDYIGGAIAPGIGISADALFRAAAKLYHVELARPPRVIGKNTSHYMQSGIVLGYAGLVEGLVTRMWQELGMRGTVVATGGQAEVIADIIAGETHVIDHVDPWLTHEGLKMIHAMNRQ